One region of Roseicitreum antarcticum genomic DNA includes:
- a CDS encoding SDR family oxidoreductase: MTQKTLLSIGHGYSAAALARLLVPVGWHVIGTTRSARRKDAIAAQGVTPLQWSGDELDDNLAEALGRATHLLTSVSPGDDGDPVLNAMAGALAQARHLHWAGYLSTIGVYGDRCGDWVDEETAPDGTSARAKARIKAEAAWQELAAAAGWPLHVFRLAGIYGPGRGPFEKLRRGTAQSIIKPGQVFSRIHADDIGRVLLASINADRPSTVYNVCDDAPAPPQDVIGHAARLLGMEPPPPVRFEDADLSPMARSFYADSKRVHNDRIKRDLGVELLYPDYQSGLAAILRDEGG; this comes from the coding sequence ATGACACAAAAAACTCTTCTCTCCATCGGGCATGGCTATTCTGCAGCAGCCCTTGCGCGGTTGCTGGTCCCGGTCGGCTGGCACGTCATCGGTACCACCCGCAGCGCCCGGCGCAAGGACGCCATCGCGGCGCAGGGCGTGACGCCGCTGCAATGGTCGGGCGATGAACTGGACGACAATCTGGCTGAGGCCCTGGGCAGGGCGACGCATCTGCTGACCTCGGTCTCGCCGGGGGACGATGGCGACCCGGTGCTGAATGCCATGGCGGGCGCGCTGGCACAGGCCAGACACCTGCATTGGGCGGGGTACCTGTCGACCATCGGGGTTTACGGCGACCGGTGCGGCGATTGGGTCGATGAGGAAACGGCCCCCGATGGCACCAGCGCCCGTGCCAAAGCCCGCATCAAGGCCGAGGCCGCTTGGCAGGAACTGGCCGCTGCGGCGGGCTGGCCGCTGCATGTCTTCCGTCTGGCAGGGATCTATGGGCCGGGGCGCGGCCCGTTCGAGAAATTGCGCCGCGGCACGGCGCAGAGCATTATCAAGCCTGGTCAGGTGTTTAGCCGCATCCACGCCGATGATATTGGGCGGGTGTTGCTGGCCTCAATCAACGCGGACCGCCCCAGCACGGTCTATAACGTCTGTGACGACGCGCCTGCCCCGCCGCAAGATGTTATCGGCCATGCCGCAAGACTTTTGGGTATGGAGCCGCCGCCGCCCGTACGGTTCGAGGATGCGGATCTTTCGCCCATGGCGCGCAGTTTTTATGCTGACAGCAAGCGCGTGCACAACGACCGGATCAAGCGCGATCTGGGGGTGGAGTTGCTTTACCCGGACTACCAAAGCGGGCTGGCGGCGATACTGCGCGACGAAGGAGGCTAA
- the odhB gene encoding 2-oxoglutarate dehydrogenase complex dihydrolipoyllysine-residue succinyltransferase → MSTEVRVPTLGESVTEATVATWFKKPGDNVAVDEMLCELETDKVTVEVPSPVAGKLAEIVAAEGDTVGVDALLAVMGDANAAGPEEVKEKPATSEPKATDTVDVMVPTLGESVTEATVSTWFKKVGDTVVQDEMLCELETDKVSVEVPAPTAGTIVEILAEDGATVNAGGKLAVISGSGVAPAAKADAPAAEAPAKGGKDVEDAPSAKKLMAENALSRDAVTGTGRDGRVMKEDVQKALSAASAPAPAATAPTPRAPVPASDAAREERVKMTRLRQTIARRLKEAQNSAAMLTTYNEVDMGAIMDLRNEYKTVFEKKHGVKLGFMSFFVKACCHALSEVPDVNAEIDGTDVVYKNYVHMGVAVGTPSGLVVPVVRDADQMSFAGIEKKIAELGLRARDGKLSMAEMQGGSFTISNGGVYGSLMSSPILNPPQSGILGMHKIQERPMVVGGQIVARPMMYLALSYDHRIVDGKGAVTFLVRVKEALEDPRRLLMDL, encoded by the coding sequence ATGTCGACCGAAGTGCGCGTCCCTACGCTGGGCGAATCCGTGACCGAAGCCACCGTTGCCACCTGGTTCAAGAAACCTGGCGACAACGTGGCGGTTGATGAAATGCTGTGTGAGCTGGAAACCGACAAGGTGACGGTCGAAGTGCCTTCGCCCGTGGCCGGTAAACTGGCCGAGATTGTGGCGGCCGAAGGCGACACCGTGGGTGTCGATGCGCTGTTGGCGGTGATGGGTGACGCGAATGCCGCAGGCCCCGAAGAGGTGAAGGAAAAGCCTGCCACGTCGGAACCCAAGGCGACAGATACGGTTGATGTGATGGTGCCGACCCTGGGTGAATCGGTGACCGAGGCGACGGTTTCCACCTGGTTCAAGAAAGTCGGCGACACCGTTGTGCAAGACGAGATGCTGTGCGAGCTGGAAACCGACAAGGTCAGCGTAGAGGTTCCGGCCCCCACCGCGGGCACCATCGTGGAAATCCTGGCCGAAGACGGCGCGACGGTGAATGCCGGCGGTAAGCTGGCGGTGATCTCGGGTTCCGGCGTGGCGCCCGCCGCCAAGGCCGACGCACCCGCCGCAGAAGCCCCTGCAAAGGGCGGCAAGGATGTCGAAGACGCCCCCTCGGCCAAGAAGCTGATGGCGGAAAACGCCCTGTCGCGCGACGCCGTGACTGGTACGGGCCGCGACGGTCGGGTGATGAAGGAAGACGTGCAGAAGGCCCTCAGCGCGGCGTCGGCCCCGGCGCCTGCGGCGACCGCGCCCACCCCGCGTGCCCCTGTCCCCGCGTCCGATGCCGCGCGCGAGGAACGGGTAAAGATGACCCGCCTGCGCCAGACCATCGCCCGCCGCCTGAAGGAAGCCCAGAACAGCGCCGCCATGCTGACCACCTATAATGAGGTGGACATGGGCGCGATCATGGATTTGCGCAATGAATACAAGACCGTGTTCGAGAAGAAGCACGGCGTGAAGTTGGGCTTCATGTCCTTCTTCGTGAAGGCCTGTTGCCATGCGCTGTCCGAAGTGCCCGATGTGAATGCCGAAATCGACGGCACCGATGTGGTCTACAAGAATTACGTCCACATGGGCGTCGCCGTCGGCACGCCCTCGGGCCTTGTGGTGCCGGTGGTGCGCGATGCCGACCAGATGAGCTTTGCCGGGATCGAGAAAAAGATCGCCGAACTGGGGCTGCGCGCCCGCGATGGCAAGCTGTCGATGGCGGAAATGCAGGGCGGGTCGTTCACCATTTCCAACGGCGGCGTCTATGGCTCGCTCATGTCCTCGCCCATCCTGAACCCGCCGCAATCGGGTATCCTCGGCATGCACAAGATCCAGGAGCGTCCCATGGTCGTCGGCGGCCAGATCGTCGCCCGCCCGATGATGTATCTGGCGCTGTCCTATGACCACCGGATCGTCGATGGCAAAGGCGCCGTGACCTTCCTTGTGCGGGTGAAAGAAGCGCTGGAGGATCCACGGCGGTTGCTGATGGATTTGTGA
- the lpdA gene encoding dihydrolipoyl dehydrogenase, with translation MASYDVIFIGSGPGGYVGAIRAAQLGLKVGCVEGRETLGGTCLNVGCIPSKALLHATHMLHEAEHNFEAMGLGVSKPKVDWKAMLGYKDDVIGQNTKGIEFLFKKNKVDWLKGWASIPAPGQVKVGDKVHEAKKIVIASGSESASLPGVTVDEKIIVTSTGALTLGKIPKKLVVIGGGVIGLEMGSVYARLGAEVTVVEFLDRIIPGNDGEVAKSFQRILQKQGMTFILGAAVQSAEALKTKAKVTYKLRKDDSEHTLDADAVLLATGRKPFTDGLGLEALGVKISKRGQVETDAHYATSVPGIYAIGDAITGPMLAHKAEDEGMAVAEILAGKAGHVNYGVIPGVIYTHPEVASVGETEETLKEAGRAYKVGKFSFMGNGRAKANFAGEGFVKILADKSTDRILGAHIIGPMAGDLIHEICVAMEFGAAAEDLARTCHAHPTYSEAVREAALACGDGAIHA, from the coding sequence ATGGCAAGTTATGATGTGATCTTTATAGGCTCAGGCCCCGGTGGCTATGTGGGTGCGATCCGCGCCGCGCAACTGGGCCTGAAGGTCGGTTGTGTTGAGGGGCGCGAGACCTTGGGCGGCACTTGTCTGAACGTCGGCTGCATCCCGTCAAAGGCGCTGCTGCACGCAACCCACATGCTGCATGAGGCCGAGCATAACTTTGAGGCGATGGGGCTGGGCGTGAGCAAGCCGAAAGTCGACTGGAAGGCCATGCTCGGCTATAAGGATGACGTGATTGGTCAGAACACCAAGGGCATCGAATTCCTCTTTAAAAAGAACAAGGTAGACTGGCTGAAAGGCTGGGCCAGCATCCCCGCGCCGGGGCAGGTGAAGGTCGGCGATAAGGTGCATGAAGCGAAGAAGATCGTGATTGCCAGCGGGTCGGAATCGGCCAGTCTGCCGGGTGTGACAGTGGATGAAAAGATCATCGTCACCTCAACCGGCGCGCTGACCCTCGGCAAGATCCCCAAGAAACTGGTGGTGATCGGTGGCGGCGTGATCGGGCTTGAAATGGGCTCGGTCTATGCACGGCTGGGGGCCGAGGTGACGGTGGTCGAATTCCTCGACCGGATTATCCCCGGCAACGACGGCGAGGTTGCAAAAAGCTTCCAGCGCATATTGCAAAAGCAGGGCATGACCTTCATTCTGGGCGCCGCCGTGCAATCGGCAGAAGCTTTGAAAACAAAAGCAAAAGTGACCTACAAGCTGCGCAAGGACGATAGTGAGCATACGCTGGATGCCGATGCAGTGCTGCTGGCGACGGGCCGAAAACCCTTCACCGACGGGCTGGGGCTGGAGGCGTTGGGCGTCAAGATTTCCAAGCGCGGGCAGGTTGAAACCGACGCACATTACGCGACATCGGTGCCGGGCATCTACGCCATCGGCGACGCCATAACCGGCCCGATGCTGGCCCACAAAGCCGAGGATGAGGGGATGGCAGTTGCCGAAATCCTCGCCGGGAAAGCCGGGCATGTGAATTACGGCGTGATCCCCGGTGTGATCTATACCCATCCTGAAGTCGCCAGTGTGGGCGAGACCGAAGAGACCCTGAAAGAAGCGGGACGAGCCTATAAAGTGGGCAAATTCAGCTTCATGGGCAATGGCCGCGCCAAGGCGAACTTCGCCGGGGAAGGGTTCGTGAAGATCCTCGCCGACAAGTCCACCGACCGGATTCTGGGCGCGCATATCATCGGGCCCATGGCAGGCGATCTGATCCATGAAATCTGCGTGGCGATGGAATTTGGCGCGGCGGCGGAAGACCTTGCGCGCACCTGCCACGCCCACCCGACGTATTCCGAAGCGGTGCGCGAAGCCGCCCTTGCTTGTGGCGACGGGGCAATCCACGCTTGA
- a CDS encoding MAPEG family protein, with amino-acid sequence MTTELLALTLSGLLLAAQLILMAVLANLQIGSAYFLTPRDKPPPEPINPRILRLQRAYNNHLEALVLFTVAVAAVTLTGSANGITATCAMRYLAARVLFVPAYAYGWMPWRSVFFGIGFAASITMLLVALL; translated from the coding sequence ATGACCACCGAACTCCTCGCCCTCACCCTCTCTGGCCTGCTGCTCGCGGCGCAGCTCATCTTGATGGCCGTGCTGGCGAACCTGCAAATCGGGTCGGCGTATTTCCTCACGCCCCGCGACAAGCCACCGCCAGAACCGATCAACCCGCGCATTCTGCGGCTGCAGCGGGCCTATAACAACCATCTTGAAGCGCTGGTTTTGTTCACTGTCGCGGTCGCCGCCGTCACCCTGACCGGCAGCGCCAATGGGATCACCGCCACCTGCGCCATGCGTTACCTTGCGGCGCGGGTGCTGTTCGTGCCAGCCTATGCCTATGGTTGGATGCCCTGGCGGTCGGTGTTTTTCGGGATCGGTTTCGCCGCATCGATCACCATGTTATTGGTTGCACTACTCTGA